A genome region from Microbacterium terricola includes the following:
- a CDS encoding VOC family protein, with translation MLSIGTIVLTVEDITRAGDFWRAALGYVNRSEPSDDWVILDPPDKEHWGAPGASVALSVTGYPQAYPPRIHLDLYADDQAAEIARLLALGAHEVDWDGYPDDADWVVLEDTEGNRFCVVATGPAPA, from the coding sequence ATGCTGAGCATCGGGACGATCGTGCTGACGGTCGAGGACATCACGCGCGCCGGGGACTTCTGGCGTGCGGCCCTCGGCTACGTGAACCGCTCGGAGCCGTCGGATGACTGGGTCATCCTCGACCCGCCCGACAAGGAGCACTGGGGTGCGCCGGGCGCGAGCGTCGCCCTGTCCGTCACGGGGTATCCGCAGGCCTATCCACCCCGCATCCATCTCGATCTGTACGCCGACGACCAGGCCGCCGAGATCGCGCGGCTGCTCGCGCTCGGCGCGCACGAGGTGGACTGGGACGGATACCCGGACGACGCGGACTGGGTGGTGCTGGAAGACACCGAGGGCAACCGGTTCTGCGTGGTCGCCACCGGGCCGGCTCCCGCCTGA